From a single Rosa rugosa chromosome 7, drRosRugo1.1, whole genome shotgun sequence genomic region:
- the LOC133722903 gene encoding ethylene-responsive transcription factor ERF024 — translation MQYTTNSSESSSSSSTGPGRHPTYRGVRRRSSGKWVSEIREPKKPNRIWLGTFSTPEMAAVAYDVAALALKGQDAELNFPNSASSLPVPASNSSRDIQAAATSAAAAIGAAAAAMGVGNGATSTRPSTESGHGHVLNDHEFIDEDLIFDMPNVLRNMAEGMLLSPPRLDIAGDHDAFAAEEHGNLWKFN, via the coding sequence ATGCAATACACCACAAACAGTTCTGAATCAAGCAGCAGCTCCAGTACGGGTCCGGGGCGTCACCCGACCTATCGGGGTGTAAGGCGCCGGAGCAGTGGAAAATGGGTGTCAGAAATTCGTGAGCCAAAGAAGCCTAATAGAATCTGGCTAGGCACATTTTCCACACCAGAAATGGCTGCGGTTGCTTATGATGTCGCTGCTCTGGCTCTCAAGGGTCAAGACGCTGAGCTCAACTTCCCGAACTCGGCATCTTCATTGCCTGTGCCTGCCTCCAATTCATCAAGAGATATCCAGGCCGCGGCAACCTCTGCTGCCGCTGCTATAGGGGCAGCTGCCGCGGCCATGGGAGTAGGGAATGGTGCTACTTCTACCAGGCCGAGTACTGAGAGTGGTCATGGCCATGTGCTAAATGATCATGAGTTTATCGATGAGGATCTGATCTTCGATATGCCTAATGTTCTAAGGAATATGGCAGAGGGAATGCTTCTTAGTCCTCCTCGCTTGGACATAGCTGGTGATCATGATGCATTTGCCGCTGAAGAACATGGCAACCTTTGGAAATTTAATTAG